The Sphingobacteriales bacterium genomic sequence GTCCTACCAATTCGCGTACTACACCGTAATTATTAATACGTTCAGTATATTGTTGTATTGCAAATCCTATATCGCCTATTCGTTTACCAACTACTGCCTGTTCTATGCCTTTATATAACGACTCTTTTGTAACTTGCAAAAGTTTTACGACCTCAGTACTAACGGCTTTAAAGCAATAGGTATAAGCTGAGTCTCCATAAAAACCATTTGCCAAAACGCCACAATCAATAGAAATTACATCCTCTTCGCCTAATTGGTAATCACTTGGTAATCCATGTACTACGGCATCATTAACCGATATACATAAGGTTGCCGGAAAACCATTGTACCCTTTAAAGCCCGGAATCGCTTGGTTGTCTCTAATAAATTCCTCGGCTAACACATCTAACCGCTTGGTTGTAACTCCGGGTTTTATAAAAGGCACTAACGCCGCATGTGTTTTACCAACTAACAAACAACTTTGTCGTATTAACTCAATTTCATCGTTTGTTTTATAGTAAATATCTTTTGAGGTTCTACGGCGCAAGGCTTAATTAGCTGGTTTTAAATTGATTGTAGAAAGAACTTTTTTATTTAGCAATGATATTTCTTGGGTTATTTTTCTCCGTATTTATTTTCTTACAATATTATTTTTTATTTCGTTGTTTGCTGTTCTAAGTCTGTATCGGCATAGGCATTACGGCCACGAATTCGTGAGCCACCTGCAATTAAGCCATCATATTTCTGATTTAACAAGTGGGTTTCTATTTGTTGGAGGGTATCAAGTAGCACACCTACCATAATTAGCAACGAGGTGCCGCCAAAAAATCCGGATAGCTGCGAGGTTACACCTAATCCGGCAACAATGGCCGGAAGTACGCCTATGAATGCTAAGCATATACCACCTGGCAAAGTTAATCTCGATACTACTCCATCTATATATTCGGCTGTTTCGGCACCAGGTTTTACACCTTGGATAAACCCGCCATTTCGTTTAAGGTCGTCGGCCATTTGGGTTGGGTTAATCATAATAGCCGTATAAATATAAGTAAAGGCCAATACAATTATGAAATAAATAGCTTCGTACCAAAATGTTCCAACGTAACCATTGTTTTGTATATTTTGCATCATTTCTGATTCGGGCATAAATTGGGCCACGAATGAGGGAATAAATAGAATAGCTTGTGCAAATATGATGGGCATTACCCCAGCCGTATTGAGTTTAATTGGAATAAATGAGCGAGAACCGCTTGTTTGCCTGTTTCCTACCACTCTTTTAGCATACTGCACTTGAATTCGGCGTACTGCTTGGGTAAGCACAATACAAAATACAACAATGGCCAAAAAGAATAAAATTTCGAGCAAGAAGAAGATTAGTCCACCGCCGCCCGAAGCTGTTTTAGCATTGAATTCGGCTGCAATTGCAAACGGAAAACGCGCTACAATACCAACCGCTATTATGAACGAAATACCATTGCCAATACCTTTGTCGGTAATGCGCTCGCCCAACCACATACAAAATATAGTACCAGCTGTTAATACAATAACGGTTGATATTGAGAACAAAAATGGATCTATAACAATGGCTGGACCTGCTGTATAGCGCAAGTACGTAATATAACCTACACTTTGTAAGATAGTAACGCCTATAGTAAGGTAGCGGGTCAATTGGTTTATTTTTCTTCGACCGCTCTCACCTTCTTTTTGTAATTTTTGAAAATAAGGTACCGCCATCGTAAGTAACTGCACTGCTATTGATGCCGAGATATATGGCATAATACCCAATGAAAATATGGAGGCACGGTTAAACGAGCCACCTACAAACATGTCGAGTAAACCCAGTAATCCGGAGCCGCCCGACTTGGCCAAATCACCCAAAGCATTGGGGTCAACGCCGGGCAAAACAATGTAAGTACCAATCCGATATATAAATATCAATAAAAAGGTATAGATGAGTTTTTTGCGCAACTCTTCTATACTAAAAATATTTTTAATCGTTTCTATAAAGCCTTTCATGGTGTACCGCTAGGTTGAGGTATATTTAGATGTAGAAAGGCCATTCCTTTTGAGATATGCAATATATTATACAAAACAGGGTGGCGCTTTCCGGATGGATATATTTAAATTAATTAAGCAATTGGTTCAAAGCTTCCACCTGCCGCTTCAACGGCTTGTTTGGCTTTTTCGCTTGCTGCGTGAAGTTTTACGGTTAATGGTTTTGACAAATTGCCTTTAGCCAAGAGTTTTACTTTATCGTTTTGCTGCACTAAATGGCATTGACGTAGTGTCTCGAAGCTGATATCGGTTAAATTATGTTTATCGGCAAAATATTGCAATTCAGATAAATTAAAAGCAACGTATTCTATGCGATTAATATTTTTAAAACCGCGTTTGGGCAAACGGCGTTGGATAGGTGTTTGACCGCCTTCGTGGTTAAACTTTCGGTGGTAGCCTGAGCGTGATTTGGCACCTTTTAAGCCGCGGGTTGCCGTATTGCCATGTCCCGAGCCTTCGCCACGGGCAATACGTTTGCTTGATTTGGTGCTGCCTTTTGCAGGGCGTAAATTACTAAGTATATTCATGGTTTATTAAACGTTTTCTACGGTAACTAAATGGGCTACTTTGGCAATCATACCTTTTATTTGCGGTGTAGCTTCGTGCTCAACGGTTTGTTGCATTTTACGAATGCCCAATGCTTTAAGGGTTGCCTTTTGCCTAACTGGGCGGTCAATTGCGCTTTTTACTTGTTTAATACGTACTTTACTCATGGTTATATTTGCGAGTTGCGGCCTTTATTAATAATAAAAAATATAAATAACAGGTTTTTTATTTTTATCCGTTCAATACTTTGCCAACTGTTGTGGCCCTTTGTTTTGCAATGGTTTGGGGTTCGCGCAATAAGGCAAGCGCATTAAGAGTTGCTTTTACTACGTTGTGAGGGTTAGAGGAACCTAAGGACTTAGCAATTACGTTGTGCACCCCGGCACTTTCTAAAACAGCACGCATTGCGCCGCCGGCAATTACGCCTGTACCTTTCGATGCGGGTTTAATTAATACTATTGCTGCCCCATATTTACCTAATTGTTCGTGTGGTATAGTGCCATCAACAACAGATACTTTGATAAGATTTTTGAAAGCATCGTCTTTACCTTTGTCCATAGCTTCGCTAACCTCACGAGCTTTACCTAAACCATAACCAACCGTTCCGTTAGCATCGCCAACTATAATCATGGCGGCAAATGTAAATGTACGTCCACCTTTGGTAACTTTTGCCACCCTGTTTACGCCAATTGATTTATGGTTAAGACCTTCTGTTGAATTTGGGCGTACCCGGTTATAATGTATCTTTGCCATGTATAATAAATGCTATTTTTGCGAATTTAATATAAAGATGATTAATCTAAAACTGTAAACCTCCTTCACGTGCACCGTCAGCTATTGCTTTTATACGTCCATGATATAAAAAGCCACCACGGTCAAATACAACTTCTGTAACTCCGGCAGCCGAGGCACGTTCGGCAAGCAAAGCACCAACTTTTTTTGATTGATCAACCTTGTTGCCGCCAGCAGCAACAATAGCCGGATCTTTTGATGATGCCCAACCCAAAGTGATACCCTTTGAGTCGTCTATTAATTGTGCGTATATATATTTATTGCTTCTGAACACCGCAAGTCGTGGACGTTGACTGGTGCCCTGAATTTTTTTGCGCACTTTAAGATGTATTTTTTTGCGACGTGATGCCTTGTTGACAGCCATGGTAATTATTTTTTTTTATGCCATGATTCAACGTTTAAAGTCGAATCTGATATATTTATCTATTTTTTATTAAGTTGATACTAATGTTCTAAGTGAATTTTACTTACTGGTAAATATAAAGCGATAACAAGAAGTATAGTGTGTATCTAAATAATGTTATAGCAATTATCAAAGAAACTAGGCAGCAGTTTTGCCTGCTTTGCGGCGTATAACTTCGCCTTTAAACAAGATACCCTTGCCTTTAAATGGTTCAGGTTTCCGGAAGGAGCGTATTTTTGCACAAACCTGCCCTAACAATTGCTTGTCCAAAGACTGAAGTATAATGGAAGGGTTTTGCCCTTTTTCAGCGGTTGTTGTTGCAGTTACTTCTTTGGGTAATACAAAGTAAATTGGATGTGAGAAACCAAGTTGTAGCTCAAGTATCTGACCTGTGCAAGTTGCTCTATAACCCACACCTACCAATTCGAGTATAGTGGTAAAACCTTGAGAAACGCCTAAGACCATATTATTCACCAAAGCACGGTACAAACCATGTAATGAGCGGTGGCGCTTTTGGTCGGTGGGGCGATTTACAGTTAAATTATTATCTTCTACTTTTAATTCAATATCCCTGTCAACAGCTAATTTAAGTTCACCCTTTGGGCCTTTTACAGTTAGCATATTGTTTTTATCAATATCTATATTGACGTTTGCAGGAACGGTTATGGGCATTTTACCTATACGAGACATGGTAATAAATATTTATTTAATTTGCGGTGCAGGATAATAAAAAATTAATATACAAAACAAAGTACTTCACCGCCAATATTTAATTTGCGGGCTTCCTTATCAGTGATTACACCCCTTGAGGTTGAGACGATACCTATACCAAGACCACTTTTATAGCGTGGAAGGTCGCTACATTTGGCGTATTGCCGCAAGCCTGGACGACTATAACGAACTAATTCCCTAATAATAGGCAATTTAGATATAGGGTCGTATTTTAAGGCAATTTTAATGACGCCTTGATTATTGGCTGTTTCTTCAAACTTATAGCGAAAGATAAAGCCATTTTCATACAAGATTTCGGTCATGCGTTTTTTTACGTTAGAGGCAGGGATTTCTACAACACGGTGGTTGGCCATTTGTGCATTACGAATCCTTGTTAGGTAATCGGCTATTGGATCGGTTACAGCAGACATTTCGCTTGTTATATTATAATAGGATTATTAAAAGAAAAAAATAGTGGTTAAACATTGAAAATGAAAATAAATAACCAACTACTGATTAATATAGATTTTAGGTTTACCAACTTGCTTTTTTAACACCCGGAATTTTACCCATCGAAGCCAAGTCGCGGAATTTAACCCGGCAGATACCAAAATAGCGCATATAGCCTTTGGGTCTTCCGGTTAAGTTACAGCGGTTGTGCAGGCGCACAGGCAGGGCGTTCCGGGGCAATTTATCTAACCCTTCGTAGTCTCCGGCCTCTTTTAATTTTGCACGTTTTTCGGCATATTTGGCTACCAAACGTTCGCGTTTAATTTCACGAGCAATAATTGATTTTCTTGCCATTTTTATTACTAATAATAAGGTGTTTTTATGGTGTAATTTGCAAAACGGGTTGCAAAGATACAAAACTTTTTTTAATTATTTACTTACTTTGCTGTTTGAAAAGGCATTCCTAATGCTTTAAGTAGGGCAAATGCTTCTTGGTCGTTAGGCGCCGAGGTTACAAATGTAATATCCATGCCTTGAATACGGGGAACTTTGTCGATATCTATTTCCGGAAAAATAATTTGTTCGGTTATACCTAAGGTATAGTTGCCGCGTCCGTCAAATGCTTTATTGTTAACGCCTCTAAAGTCGCGCACACGGGGCAATGCTACCGATATTAAGCGGTCTAAAAACTCCCACATGCGTTCACCACGTAAAGTTACTCGAGCACCAATTGGCATTCCGTCGCGCAATTTAAAGTTCGAGATAGATTTACGAGCTTTTGTAGCCAAGGCTTTTTGCCCTGTGATGGTACTCATTTCATCAATAGCCGTTTCTATTAACTTTTTATCCTGCGTGGCAGCGCCTAACCCCTGATTGATGCAAATTTTCAATAAGCGTGGAACTTGCATTACCGACTTATATTGAAATTGTTCGTTTAAGGCTGGTACTATTTCAGTATGGTATTTGGTTTTAATACGAGGTATATATTTGTTTGCCATTATGTATTATTTAATCACCTCCCCTGATTTTTTAGCGTAACGAATTTTTTTATTGTTTTCAATTTTTATACCTACACGTGTAGGGCTGCCCGTTTTGGGGTCAATTAACATGAGGTTCGAGATATGAATTGGTGCTTCTTTTTCAAGCACGCGGCCTTCGTTATTTGTTTGGGCATTTTTACGGTAATGACGGGTAACTACATTTATACCTTCTACCGTAGCACGGCCAGTTTTAGTATAAATTTTTAATACTTTACCTTGTTTGCCCTTAAATTCTCCGGCAATTATCATCACTTCATCGCCCTTTTTCACATGGAATTTGGGGGCAAAGCGGCTAACTGATATTTTATATTTGCTTTCCATTTCTAGAAAAAATTGCTATTTTTAATATGGCTAGGGTTTTGTTTGTTCCCTTAGGTGTTGTTGATTTAGGATTGAATACTAATATCGATGATATTTAAAAAATATTCCGGAAAGAAGAGCTGGTTAAAGTACTTCCGGAGCTAATGACACAATACGGGTAAATCCTTTATCGCGTAGTTCACGAGCTACAGGACCAAAAACCCTTGTTCCGCGCAGATCACCGGCGTTATTTATTAATACGACGGCATTATCATCAAACGAAATATAGCTACCATCTTTACGGCGAACTTGTTTAGTAGTTCGCACAACCACCGCTTTTGACACCGTACCTTTCTTTATATTGCTCGAAGGCAGGGCCGATTTTACGGTTATAACAATTTCATCGCCCACCGAGGCATAACGCCGGCGAGTTCCGCCAAGTACACGAATGCACAAGGCTTCTTTTGCGCCGCTGTTGTCGGCTACTTTTATTCGAGTTTCTTGCTGAATCATGGCCTTTTGTATATAAGAAGAAAGATGAGATATTATTTTGCACGTTCTATAATTTCAACCAAACGCCAGCGTTTGTTTTTGCTAAGCGGGCGTGTTTCCATAATGCGCACTATGTCGCCAGTTTTACAATCATTTTTTTCGTCGTGCGCTGTATATTTTTTGCTGCGCTTAAGGAATTTTCCGTAAATAGGGTGTTTAATTTTACGCTCAATGGTTACTGTAATAGTTTTTTCCATTTTGTCGCTGGTTACAACCCCAATACGTTGTTTCCGTAAATTTCTTGTTACCTCTGTATTATTTAACATAATAATAGTATTATTTCGTTAAGGCTAAACTACCTACTAATTGGTTGAAAGAGTGCGTTATTAGTAATAGTAATAAATTGATTGATTTTGTGTTAAGGAGCATTCTAATTTTTGGCGGCAGCAATTTCGCGGGTGCGCAACTCGGTCAACAGACGGGCAATTGTTTTGCGCGAATTGCGTGTCGAGTAGGCATCTACCGTTTCTCCGGTAGCAGCATTAAATTTTATCCGGCGTAATTGCACGCGCTCTGAGGCAACTGCATCTTGCAGTTCGTCTGTACTCATTGCTTTTAGATTTGTTTTTTCTGCCTTGGCCATAACTTTAGACTGTTTTATAGAATGTTAATAATATTAAAAAAAGCTTCTATTCTTGATAATCGGTGCGTACTACAAATTTTGTGGGTATTGGCAATTTTTGTGCTCCTAAGCGCAGTGCTTCAGTAGCAAGTGCCAAGGGCACACCTTCAACTTCAAACAAAATGCGGCCAGGTTTAACTACTGCTACCCAATGGTCGGGTGCACCTTTACCTTTACCCATCCGCACCTCCTGTGGCTTAGCGGTTACTACTTTGTCCGGAAACACCCGAATCCATACTTTCCCTTCACGTTTCATATGGCGTGTTAGTGCCACACGGGCAGCTTCTATTTGACGCGCCGTCAACCAATGCGACTCAAGCGCTTTTAAGCCAAAGGTGCCAAATGCTAACGTGGCTCCACGATGGTCGTCGCCTTTCATTCGGCCTTTCTGTACCCTTCTGTATTTAGTGCGTTTTGGTTGTAACATAACCGCTTAGTTTTTTTAGCTTTCCAATAAGCAAAGTAAGACAATTAAAATATAGTTTACTATTTATATTATGGCAAGCAATTAAAAATTTTTTATGTGTTGTTGTAATGTAAACTTGTGGTTGTTATTATCGTGCGTGATTATAGTTGCTTAGTTATTTAAGCATTATCGTTATTATTAGTATTATTGCGTTCCTGGTTTCCACCGCGCTCACGTCTTCCGCCACCGCCGCGCTCACGTCTTCCGCCACCGTCACCGCCGCTACCGCGTTCACGTCTTCCACCGCCATCACCGCCTCCACGTCGTCTGTTATCGCCGCCACGGTCATTCCCGCCGCCGGGGCCTCCTACAGATTTTGTTTCGGCTTGAGGGGCCAAGTCCCGTTTGCCAAACACCTCTCCTTTGCATATCCAAACCTTTATACCTATTTTTCCGTAAACGGTATGTGCTTCTTTAACTGCATAGTCAATATCAGCTCTAAATGTATGTAGCGGGGTACGTCCTTGCTTGTATTCTTCACGACGGGCTATTTCAGCACCACCTAATCGACCACCAACCCGAACTTTTATTCCTTCACTACCCATACGCATTGTGCTGCCTATAGCCATTTTAATAGCGCGTTTATAGCTAATCCGGGCTTCAATTTGTTTAGCAATCGTTTCTCCTACGATATTGGCATCTAACTCCGGACGTTTAATTTCGGCAATATTAATATGCACATCTTTATTGGTTAATTTTATCAATTCCTTGCGAATCAAGTCCACCTCATTACCTCCTTTGCCAATAATAATACCCGGACGCGCAGTATGTACGGTAATAGTAATGCGTTTTAAGGTGCGCTCAATTACAATTCGAGCTATGCCGCCTTTAGCGATACGGGCCGATAAATACGTGCGGATACGCTCGTCTTCGTGTAATTTATCCGGAAATTCGGATGGTTTTGCGTACCAATTCGAATCCCATCCACGAATATATCCTAAACGGTTGGCTATTGGATTTACTTTTTGTCCCATAACAAATTGGAAATAAAACTATGGCTTATTGCCATTTTATAGTATAAACTGTTATTGGTAATATTAATTATTTTCTGTTAAGTTTTGTTGTATTTTTTCGATAGCTGTTAACACTACCGTTACATGATTAGAGCGTTTACTCACCCGATAAGCTCGGCCCATTGGAGCAGGCTTAATACGTTTCAATGAACGGGCACCATCGACGGTCAGATGCGAAATAAAAATAAAATTTTCATCGGCACGTCCGTGTGCTTGTTCCCAGTTTGCTAATGCCGAGCGCAACAACTTATACAAGGGTTTTGCGGCATGTTTGCGCGAAAAGCGCAAAACATTCATGGCATGACCTATTTCTTGGCCGCGCACAATGTCGGCTAGCAAACGCATTTTGCGGGGCGAACTTGGGTGATTACGCAGTTTGGCAATTGCTTCCATATACTTATTAATAAAAAATTAGTATGCTAAAACGCTATTGTTTTAATGTTTGTTATTTATTTCTTTTTGGCAGCGTGGCCTCTAAAGTTACGGGTTGGGGCAAATTCGCCCAATTTATGACCTACCATATTTTCGGTTACATAAACCGGAATAAATTTGTTACCATTATGTACAGCAAATGTGTGTCCTACAAATTCGGGGGTAATCATAGATGCCCGCGACCATGTTTTTACTACTGTTTTTTTAGTAGTAGTGTTTAGCACATCTATTTTCTTTTGCAGTTTATGATGTATATATGGGCCTTTTTTTAATGAACGTGCCATAAAATAAAATAAAATTTTCGTTAGTTTACCAATCGGCTTAAAATTTATCGAGGGCGTTGACTTACAATTAATTTACCAGATGCTTTTGTACGACTGCGTGTTTTTTTACCTTTAGCATACAAGCCTTTGCGCGAGCGGGGGTG encodes the following:
- the map gene encoding type I methionyl aminopeptidase; the protein is MYYKTNDEIELIRQSCLLVGKTHAALVPFIKPGVTTKRLDVLAEEFIRDNQAIPGFKGYNGFPATLCISVNDAVVHGLPSDYQLGEEDVISIDCGVLANGFYGDSAYTYCFKAVSTEVVKLLQVTKESLYKGIEQAVVGKRIGDIGFAIQQYTERINNYGVVRELVGHGVGKNLHEAPDVPNYGRRGDGIKLLQGLVLAIEPMINLGRKEIVGDEDKTTIRTADGKASAHFEHTITIGKQTADILSSFSEIEAALKNNEYLAFV
- the secY gene encoding preprotein translocase subunit SecY, coding for MKGFIETIKNIFSIEELRKKLIYTFLLIFIYRIGTYIVLPGVDPNALGDLAKSGGSGLLGLLDMFVGGSFNRASIFSLGIMPYISASIAVQLLTMAVPYFQKLQKEGESGRRKINQLTRYLTIGVTILQSVGYITYLRYTAGPAIVIDPFLFSISTVIVLTAGTIFCMWLGERITDKGIGNGISFIIAVGIVARFPFAIAAEFNAKTASGGGGLIFFLLEILFFLAIVVFCIVLTQAVRRIQVQYAKRVVGNRQTSGSRSFIPIKLNTAGVMPIIFAQAILFIPSFVAQFMPESEMMQNIQNNGYVGTFWYEAIYFIIVLAFTYIYTAIMINPTQMADDLKRNGGFIQGVKPGAETAEYIDGVVSRLTLPGGICLAFIGVLPAIVAGLGVTSQLSGFFGGTSLLIMVGVLLDTLQQIETHLLNQKYDGLIAGGSRIRGRNAYADTDLEQQTTK
- the rplO gene encoding 50S ribosomal protein L15; the protein is MNILSNLRPAKGSTKSSKRIARGEGSGHGNTATRGLKGAKSRSGYHRKFNHEGGQTPIQRRLPKRGFKNINRIEYVAFNLSELQYFADKHNLTDISFETLRQCHLVQQNDKVKLLAKGNLSKPLTVKLHAASEKAKQAVEAAGGSFEPIA
- the rpmD gene encoding 50S ribosomal protein L30, yielding MSKVRIKQVKSAIDRPVRQKATLKALGIRKMQQTVEHEATPQIKGMIAKVAHLVTVENV
- the rpsE gene encoding 30S ribosomal protein S5, whose translation is MAKIHYNRVRPNSTEGLNHKSIGVNRVAKVTKGGRTFTFAAMIIVGDANGTVGYGLGKAREVSEAMDKGKDDAFKNLIKVSVVDGTIPHEQLGKYGAAIVLIKPASKGTGVIAGGAMRAVLESAGVHNVIAKSLGSSNPHNVVKATLNALALLREPQTIAKQRATTVGKVLNG
- the rplR gene encoding 50S ribosomal protein L18 — its product is MITMAVNKASRRKKIHLKVRKKIQGTSQRPRLAVFRSNKYIYAQLIDDSKGITLGWASSKDPAIVAAGGNKVDQSKKVGALLAERASAAGVTEVVFDRGGFLYHGRIKAIADGAREGGLQF
- the rplF gene encoding 50S ribosomal protein L6; its protein translation is MSRIGKMPITVPANVNIDIDKNNMLTVKGPKGELKLAVDRDIELKVEDNNLTVNRPTDQKRHRSLHGLYRALVNNMVLGVSQGFTTILELVGVGYRATCTGQILELQLGFSHPIYFVLPKEVTATTTAEKGQNPSIILQSLDKQLLGQVCAKIRSFRKPEPFKGKGILFKGEVIRRKAGKTAA
- the rpsH gene encoding 30S ribosomal protein S8; the protein is MSAVTDPIADYLTRIRNAQMANHRVVEIPASNVKKRMTEILYENGFIFRYKFEETANNQGVIKIALKYDPISKLPIIRELVRYSRPGLRQYAKCSDLPRYKSGLGIGIVSTSRGVITDKEARKLNIGGEVLCFVY
- the rpsN gene encoding 30S ribosomal protein S14; the encoded protein is MARKSIIAREIKRERLVAKYAEKRAKLKEAGDYEGLDKLPRNALPVRLHNRCNLTGRPKGYMRYFGICRVKFRDLASMGKIPGVKKASW
- the rplE gene encoding 50S ribosomal protein L5, encoding MPRIKTKYHTEIVPALNEQFQYKSVMQVPRLLKICINQGLGAATQDKKLIETAIDEMSTITGQKALATKARKSISNFKLRDGMPIGARVTLRGERMWEFLDRLISVALPRVRDFRGVNNKAFDGRGNYTLGITEQIIFPEIDIDKVPRIQGMDITFVTSAPNDQEAFALLKALGMPFQTAK
- the rplX gene encoding 50S ribosomal protein L24, giving the protein MESKYKISVSRFAPKFHVKKGDEVMIIAGEFKGKQGKVLKIYTKTGRATVEGINVVTRHYRKNAQTNNEGRVLEKEAPIHISNLMLIDPKTGSPTRVGIKIENNKKIRYAKKSGEVIK
- the rplN gene encoding 50S ribosomal protein L14, whose amino-acid sequence is MIQQETRIKVADNSGAKEALCIRVLGGTRRRYASVGDEIVITVKSALPSSNIKKGTVSKAVVVRTTKQVRRKDGSYISFDDNAVVLINNAGDLRGTRVFGPVARELRDKGFTRIVSLAPEVL
- the rpsQ gene encoding 30S ribosomal protein S17: MLNNTEVTRNLRKQRIGVVTSDKMEKTITVTIERKIKHPIYGKFLKRSKKYTAHDEKNDCKTGDIVRIMETRPLSKNKRWRLVEIIERAK
- the rpmC gene encoding 50S ribosomal protein L29; this translates as MAKAEKTNLKAMSTDELQDAVASERVQLRRIKFNAATGETVDAYSTRNSRKTIARLLTELRTREIAAAKN
- the rplP gene encoding 50S ribosomal protein L16, translating into MLQPKRTKYRRVQKGRMKGDDHRGATLAFGTFGLKALESHWLTARQIEAARVALTRHMKREGKVWIRVFPDKVVTAKPQEVRMGKGKGAPDHWVAVVKPGRILFEVEGVPLALATEALRLGAQKLPIPTKFVVRTDYQE
- the rpsC gene encoding 30S ribosomal protein S3; this translates as MGQKVNPIANRLGYIRGWDSNWYAKPSEFPDKLHEDERIRTYLSARIAKGGIARIVIERTLKRITITVHTARPGIIIGKGGNEVDLIRKELIKLTNKDVHINIAEIKRPELDANIVGETIAKQIEARISYKRAIKMAIGSTMRMGSEGIKVRVGGRLGGAEIARREEYKQGRTPLHTFRADIDYAVKEAHTVYGKIGIKVWICKGEVFGKRDLAPQAETKSVGGPGGGNDRGGDNRRRGGGDGGGRRERGSGGDGGGRRERGGGGRRERGGNQERNNTNNNDNA
- the rplV gene encoding 50S ribosomal protein L22, producing the protein MEAIAKLRNHPSSPRKMRLLADIVRGQEIGHAMNVLRFSRKHAAKPLYKLLRSALANWEQAHGRADENFIFISHLTVDGARSLKRIKPAPMGRAYRVSKRSNHVTVVLTAIEKIQQNLTENN
- the rpsS gene encoding 30S ribosomal protein S19; amino-acid sequence: MARSLKKGPYIHHKLQKKIDVLNTTTKKTVVKTWSRASMITPEFVGHTFAVHNGNKFIPVYVTENMVGHKLGEFAPTRNFRGHAAKKK